In Euphorbia lathyris chromosome 2, ddEupLath1.1, whole genome shotgun sequence, the sequence GGGCACTAGTTCCCATGTGTTGTTTGCAAGCAAGGCCTGGACCTCAAGAGACATAGCATCACGCCATTCACGTGATTTATTGGCTGTAGTGAAGTAGCTCGGATCAGGAGCAGGAGGAGTCAGCATGCTATGGAGTCCCATAAATTTTCCTCTAGAGTCCAATATTGAGTGTCGGAGTTGCATATTGTGTTGACGGACAGTAGCCATAGTGGGAGAAGCAGCAGATGGTGATGGCGAGAAAGTGGAGATATTAGGAATTAGGGGAGTATTTTGAGAAAGGCCAGGGGTAGAGGGATTGGGAAGTTCCAAAATTGAAAAAGGAATGGGAGAAGTGGATGGAATGTCTAGGGAGAAGGAGAATTGATTAGAAGAGGGAGACGTGGCAGATGATGGGGGTTCCAAGGGAGTGGGAGTCATGAGTGGCATATGATGAGAGGGAGAAGACAAGGTCTGATGAATAGGGAGAGAAGGAGCAGGCGTATTGTGTGCCAAAGGGGTGGGAGATGAGGTGTCAAGAGGTGAGAGGGGAGAAGTAGGCGTGATAGTGGGGGACAATGTGCTTGCACAAGGTAATGATGAGGGAGTGTGATTCGAGTGATTAGTGGGAGGGGATGAATTTATTATTGGTTCCAAATTTAAAGGGGGCAGACATGAGTGAGTAGAAAGCTGCTGTGTGGGAGAGGGAACTGCTGTACTAGTAGCCAATGGGGTGGAATTTGGTAGAGCAACTGAGCTGATTAATTGTTCAGGACAtgcatgtatttttttttttttgttgagatGTCTGGGGTGACAAATTGAACTAATTTTTAAAGGCATAGGTAAAGGagaaaaagaagaggaaggcacAGTACCTGTGTAAGGACCGAGAATTGACGACGACAATGAGACAGGAACAGCTGCAGCAGACATTGCACCAAGCACAGAGGCATCCGAATTCGTGAAAGGAAATAAATCTTCACGAAAGGTAGCATGTTTACAAATATAGACACGATCAGAGCTACGATCAAGGCAGAAGTAACCATTGTGGTTTGGAGAATCACCAAGATACACACATAGAGACGAGCGAAAATCGAATTTGTGTCTATTGTATGGGCGCAGGAGAGGAAATATTCCACAACCAAAAATTCGCAGACAATTGAAATTAGGAGCTTTCTGAAACGCCTTAGTGAATGGGGACATATTTTTAAGAACTGATGTGggtaaataattgattaatttggTACTGTGAGTCACAACATAATTCTAAAATCTTAATGGGAGAGATGCATGAGCAAGTAATGTTAAAGCTATATCTACCACATGTCTAATTTTCCGTTCAGAAATACCATTCTGCTCATGAGTATGAGGGCATGCTATTTTGTGAAGAATGCCATGTTGAAGAAAGAAAGGTTTTAGTTTCTGAAACTCACCTCCAAAATCAGAATAAAAGTGTTTGAGTTTGGCATAAATTGTCTTATAATCATGGCATAAAATTCAGTAAAGACGGAGTAAAcatcacttttatttttcaaacaaTATACCCATGTAAAGCGGGTGAATTCATccacaaaaataacaaaataacgATGTCCAACATTTGATAAGACAGGGGCAGGACCCCAAACATCCGAATGAATAGATTCAAACATGTAAGTACCGGAACGAACAACAGAAAGTAAAGGAAATTTAGAAAGTTTGCCCATAGGGCAGGATGAACACGCTTGAGTGGATTTAGTAGAGGAAAGCTGATTTTGATTGACAATGGAAGAAACTGTTGTCGGGTTGCAATGCCCAAGCCGAACGTGCCACTGTGCAAAGGAAACACGTTCACCAACTAATGCCTGTCTCAATGCGGTTGGCATGATATATAAGCCGTCTTTACTCGGTCCTCGCAAGAGGATTTCCTTGCTGACCTGGTCCTTAATAAGAAAATAGGATggccaaaattcaaaaaaaacatGAGTTATCACGAGAAAATTTCTGAACAGAAAGCAAAGATTTAGTGAGACGAGGAACAAGTAAGACATCATTGAGTTTAAAATGATTGATAGAAGCTGTGCCAAAGTGAGTAATGGGCAAACCTTGACCGTTTCCAAAACGTATATTATCCTGACCGTGATATGGGACCATTTGATTGAAATGCTCAGAATTATGTGTCATGTGGTGCGTGGCAcctgtatttggataccatggCTGTTCACAGGCAGCAGGGTCAGCATGCGGAGGATAGCCTTGAATATCAGCCCATGTCATGTGTGCTTGAGGGCGTGGAGGCCGAGTGAGGTGATGAGTGCATGTGCGTTGTCCAAATTTTTTGTTGGGACATTTGTCCGCCCAGTGACCTGTGTCACGACAAATATAACAGTGACCGCGCTTTCTTTTGATTTGTGATTTGTTGTTGGACTCAGCATGCCGGATTGTAAAATTGACCAAGGGCGCAGGTTCAGCACTTTTCTGAAGTAATTCTTCGCGGATGAGTTCATCGTATAGTTCAAACCACTGAACCGGCTCACCTCGACGGACATTGAGAGCAGTGAGGACAGAGTGAAATTCCTTTCCAATATTTTTGTATATAGTAGCAATCAACTGAGTTATGGAAGGTGGGCTGCCAGCAGCAGTAAGTTCATCTGTAATTGATTTTAGTTTTTGCAAATATGCAGACACAGACAGATCATTTCTCTCAAGGGCATTCAATTCAAGAGTTAATTGGATCCGACGATTCTCAGAAACCGCACCATAGGTACGTTCAAGAGCATACCACACAGCTTGTGCCGATTTGATATTTGTGATTGTAGACACAACCTCCTCACCTAGAGACCCCAAGATGGTAGCCTGAGCAATTCTGTCACGCTGTGCCCAGTTATAATAAGCAGGATTGTAGTAGAAATCGCCAGGAGCATTAGGATTAGCATCAGCAAAATGAGGAAGATATTTCGGAGGTGAAGGGAATTCGCCAGTGCAATGCTCTTCAAAGACTTGAATAGCCTGTAGGGTAATGGAAATATAAGCATGCCAGGTTCGATAATTGCGAGGAGTAAGTTTGATGGGGATTGTGGGAATGGAAGTGATGTTAGGGGCCGATTGCAGGGATGGCATAGGAGGAGGGACAGAATTTGTAAAGGTGGGACAAGGTTGAGAAATCAGAACAGAAGGATTCGTAGGCCTAGTGTGGAAGACAACACCAGATGGGGGATTTGGGAGAGTCTGAGGGGGACGAAAGTTGGAATAAGGATGGGAAGCAAAATTATCAGCAAAATCGACAGGACCGTTTTCGGTAGAGGTATGTGTAGGATGAGTGAAGGAGGATGATGGATAACCATTCGAGATATATGTGGCTCAAATGGGACTTGAATTCCAAGAAGGGAATGGCTGGGAATCAGCAGCAAGTTGAGTTTGGTGAGAAGCAGATGGTGCAACAGATTGGGATAGAAAGGAGGAGGCAAAATCTGTTTGGAGAGTATATTAGGAGAGATGAGTGCTGGATGTCACAGGGAGAGAGGTCGATTGAGAAGCAGGTTGAGAGGGGAGAGAATCGGTCGGATGTGGGCCAAGAGGATAGGGCAATGTGATAGGTTGcacagaggaagaagaagacatAGCCTGGGAATCTGATACCATGTTAATATAGGTTAATTTAATACTGATAGGAATGAATGATAATTGTATTCATTGATATGATTTACTGAAACAGATATAGTATTTAAATACAAGAGTAACCCTAAAGATAGAGATAGAAGAGAGTTTGAGATAACTATAAACTCTTGATATTTATCAAGATATTTAATGAGTAATTATCCTATAGAAGTATACTGCACAAATAAGACTTATAATATCTGTAGAGATAATTGGggaattatctctaacaccccccccccccccccccctcaatCTTATTCAGTTTTAATTTATCCCCTCACTGAAGCCAATGGGCTTGCAAACTCGTCAAAGTTATCATCGCAAATCCATAAATTAACCAGCTTGCCGGAAGAAGAAATTAGGCAATTAAGATGTATCGTATCCTATCTCCATGGAGGTTGTTGAGAGATACTAATTAAGGTTGTGGTGTAATTGATCCAACAGTACATTAAGTAATGTTTGTTTTGAAGTGCAGGGACTTATTAGCTGGTTTTGGTGGGGTGGAAAGGAAGGCAACAAAGCTTTGCATTAGTTATCCTGGGAAGCGGCATGTCAACCAAAACAAAGTGGGGGTTTTGGTTTCCAATGGTCGTATTCTTTTAATTTGGCTTTAATGGCTAAACAATGTTGGTGACTAATGACAAGACCAAATTCATTATGTACGCGGTTCTTAAAGGCCAAATACTATTGCAACTCTGACTTCCTAACAACAACCGTGTGTCTTAACCCGAGCTTCTTTTGGAGAAGAGTATGGGAAGCTAGGTAGTTAGTTAAGCAAGAGCTAATGTGGAGAGTTGGAGAAAGAAGCGGTGTCAATATCTGGATAGATAATTGGATCCCTACGCTGAATTGCAAAAAAAGCATTGATCTTTTTGTGTCCACCGAAACCAATCATGGTAAACACACTAATTGATACAGAGACAGAAGAGTGGAAATGATTGGTGTTGCAACACCATTTTACAACATGGGAGGCGGAATCAATTTGCAGGATTCAGATTAGTTTTCGATGTCTGGTAGATGCGATTTATTAGGGATCATCAAAATCTGGACGCTTTACTGTAAAAAGCGAGCATTACCTTGCTGAAGCGAGAAGACAGACTGCGTCTGACAACTTGGAGAGCTCCACTGATGATTTCACACTTCAACATTGAATCTGGAATTTAGGCTGCCCTACGAAAATTTTCCACTTTCGGTGGACACTAACAAACGTGTTACAACCGTGTTTCACCGCACTCTATAGACGCGACATCAACACTGACCCAACTTGCTTGGTTTGTTTATCCTAGCCTAACACTATTCTTCACGCTTTTGTTCACTACATGGCCGTTAGAGACATCTGGAAATTGGCAGGTTTGTCGGTACGGGTCAATAAAGTATTGTCTCCGGATTTACAAACATTAATGTCAACTTGTTTCGATCCAGTGGTGTCAAATGATTTGTTGCCTCTAGTTGTAACAATATGTTGGATATGGTTCAGACGTAACAAGTTGCTTCATGACACGATATGGATTGATCATTTAGTACTACAAACCTGCATTCAAGAATTCATTCACGAGCTAACTTCCTTGTCGATTGCTACTGCTTTACCGCAGTTAATATCCTCCGAGACTCGAACATCTTCTCTTGGCCCTACAAAAGTATGGCGTCCTCCCTCAGCTGGTGTGGTAAAAATTAATTACGACACCAAATTTGGGGATAATGGCCTTGCATGTAGGGTAGGGTTGATTGCTCGACATTTGGAGGGCCGAATTATGGCGTTGGGAGGGGTACCGGTCAATCCTTGTGCAATGGTTGAGGAGGCTGAGCTTCAGGCAATACTAGAGGGCATCCTATTGGTTCTGATTGCAGTTTCAATAATATTATTGTGGAATCTGATGCGAAGATTGTAGTGGATGCACTTCGATCTCGAGATTTCCCACCTGCTATCTTGTACTTTCTTTATGAGAACGTTATTGCTTGGAGATTGCATCATGGACTGGCGATTCGCCGATGATTTTTTATTGAGGATTGTCCTGTTCCAGTGTAGAGTACGGTTTGCAACGATTTACATAACATTCCTATGAttcttttcatatatatatatatatatatatatatatatatttaatagcaCAACcttaattcttttatattgttAAAATTTCATTGtaacattttattattattattgttagtaTTAATTTCATTAGAGATAGCTCTAagcatatattatatttttccatATGGTCTATATCGTCATTTACAAAAATATCTTTACTAACTTTCATTGGAACTGTAAACGAGTAGAGTCGCTCATAAACGGCTCATTGTTCGGTTCAATAAAAGTTTAATCGTATTCGAGTCGATTTATAAATGAGTCGAGCTTAAGCACGATGAAGTTCAGCTTGAAAGCCCGCAAGCAGACTCGATTATAGACTCGtgaacaagctcgattataatatttatgaacaCGCTCGTGTGCGAGTTTGATTCGATTattcttttaataattatatttctATAAAAGGTGAAATGTAAAACAATATAGTTTTATGTAAACTTTAGTTTATAAGatttcaaaactatgtagttttgtgttaagGAACTTTCAAactaatataattaatgaacataattaataattaatgagttgttcatAAAATGAATTAACGAGCTGCTTGCGAGCAAAACTCGTAAACAAGCTCGTTAACAAGGTAACAAGCTAACAACTCATGAACAAAATGTTGATTTCGAACTTGTCAATTTTCTAATTGAGCCAAGaatgagcaggccaaagctcagGTCAACTCGATTATAATCCTAATTTTCGATATTCATCATGTTGAGCTATTTGACGGAGATTAAGGGTGTTCAAATATGGATGAGTTATTATAACCCATCCATTCTCCACCCATCCAACCCATGGAACATGCATAGATGGGTTATATGTGGGTTCCATGGGTTGGATgggttacaaaaaaaattaatgggtcaaatacatgaatatcataattaagtacaaaattacaactaagtcatgtcatcaaacttaattcttaatatgtcattattctctatatattatgattttacaccataatttaaaaattctacattccaattcataaattataaaccctagaaaatatattctaaacttctaatttataaattttaatccttaaaatatattaaaagtactgattttactagtttgacataatccaaatatgacttgacatagttgtaaatattttctagaatatgaatttttgtgtaattttcccaaaattATTTGATTTACATGGGCTGGGTTATAATAACTCATCCAATTAACCCATCAACccaatttaataaaaaagatAGCATTCATTTGTGAACAACCTAATACCCATCCAATTAACTTCTTCTTTCATTACGTAAACCCTATCCGTCCAACATCTTTTATTCAAATTCCTCCACCGCCTTAAAGCCTCCTGGTCGGACCACCGTCTTCGCTCGTCGAACACCACTGTTGGAATCGACACCGTCTtcagagttattaattaatttcaagttATAAAAAATAAGTCTAATTAACAACCGAACACCAACCAACTAATAGTTTAACAACTTTTCTTAATTTAATCAGTTATTATTAGCTACATTTAGATGGCAATTAGGCTAAAGTAATTAACTTTTTGAAACAATATTATCCATTTGTTCCGTTTGtacaattgtttttattttctccaTTAGCGAAAATTATTCATATAGTGTTCTGCAGGTTTATTTGATAAGTTGTACCAAATCAATTGCAaatatcaaatttaatttttttgcaCATTTTGTTATCTTCGCAAAGTTCTTCACAATTTAGTGTTTTTCTACTGTTacgtaaaataaaatataaatatactcCTTCTACTGTTacgtaaaataaaatataaatatactcCTTTTTTAGCAGATATAAATATACTCTTATGTCAAAAATCTAATATGTATGAGTTTCCATTATACAAATTTCTTTGTCAATCTCTTTGCAATGaatgtttataacaatttagatATGTACATGGGTCGGGTTTGGCCGGGCTTGAGACAGGTTTACCACAGCCTAAGTCTAAACTAGTTTGTTAATTTAGACAACTTCGGATGGAACTGCACTTGAGCTGGGTTGGTATGTTATATATAAATCTCAAGTCCCCTTATGAAATATGTAAGCTTTAGCGGGCTTGACCCGATTGTCAATACttcaataatataatataaaataaactaataaataagtaacgatttatttaataaatgatAAAACCGAAGATcaaatcgaaccgaaccgaaatattcAGTTTGTTAATATTATTCGGTTAGGTTCGGTTTTTATTTTAGGTGGTACTCAGTCACTTCGGTTCGGTTTCCAGACTCGAACCGGCCATTGAACACTCCTACCTTTAACTATGATTTTGAGgtttacttattattattattattattattattattattaaaaataaatcagCAGCTTAAAAATAATCAGCACAGTAAAAAAAATGGAGTTGAATTGTTATGTataattcatgataaatatataataaccCATCAAACCCACTATAACCCAACCTATCTAACCCACTTAAAAAATTCATACAACCCATCATAACCCACTATAACCcaatccattaaaaaaaaaagttccttACATAGATTGGGTTGAAATTATACTATAATCCATCCAACCCAAGTTTGAACACCCCTAACGGAGATATTGGGATTCAAATTTCaattgtagggtttttcttctgctGGTTCTTCATGAACTTAGAATGCCTGCTATTCTCAACCGtgtttcttcaatatctcaccTCTTTCTTGACTAGTTTATAGTTCTGATTGCGATAGTCATCTTATGATAGAATATATTCCATAAAGAAAATATGTTTgaaataattaatttgtttaatAATGTTGACTATTTTGGTATGTTTTAAAAGTTACAATATACGGATATGAATTTTTGTTCTTTAAAAACATTTATTTGCAGAATTCCTGAAATCTAATGTCATAACACATGAACCATATATACACCATCAAGTaacaaggataaaagaaaaatgaagagagGAGACCATACAGAAATGAAACTAGAACAAACTTGAAAATGTTATTGATTTCAAAATTGTCATGTCTAGGGAGAATTCAGACAGATCAGGAAGTGAACAAGACTATTCAGATGATATCATGCTCTTGATTGTTCTATGCATTAGGTATTTGGCATCCCATAATGACATAACTATCATTCTACTCTACAAAATCGCTGCGGTATTCGGTCTTTACGCATTACCTCTCTTCTGCTGAAACCGGAGTGGACTGTGATCCATATTTAGCAAACACGTCAACCAGAAGTCCCTTCTCCTTCAACTTTAATCTGCATCCAAAACAGTAAGTGAGAATCCATTTGATCAGAAACGGATAAAATCCGATAACAACATTACTACTCGATTGCGCTAATTCAGGAAATTACCTCCTTGCAGATCCAGGGATATCCAACTTGGGAACCTTCTGTTCTTTAACTTTTGAAGCCTTCTTTTTCTTACCAGCCTGGTTTTTATCTCTTTTCAAGGAAAATGAGTCACTTGTAGGTTTCGTCATGGGTTCAGTTCTTTTTTCATTCACCGATTCCGACATGCTGAAAGATTCAGCATTTTCCTTTACATCTTGAGATGTTGCCGGTATAAGTTCAGCTGTGTCTTCTTCAGAGAAAGAATCACCTGTGTTAAAAGAAGTGTTTGTGTCTTCTTCTAGATTAGAATTGGTTAAGGTTGATACTGGGTCACTGCTTGCTGATTCATCATCAGAAGAGTTTGAATGTGAAGTTGTTCTCAAACATTTTATCCGCTTCTGAATCCTCCCAAATGCAACATCCTGTCGAGAAAATTGCTGGACAAACCTGCCATGACATACACATTACAAATAAAGTGCAAGAAGGGAGTTTAAGATCTCTACAATCAAATTATCTACctcaatttgattaaatttcCTATGAAACATATCCTGTCTGATAAGAGATTTGCAAGAGCTTTCTGTTTACAATATTGAGTAATTCAAAGCAATGCATTTTGAATTTAATAAATGAAATGCTCAAGCTAACGACTCGaatgcacatttaatttaaCTTTTGATTGTACGCTTATTGAAAGGCTTTTTGAGAGCTAGCTAACGACTTGAATGGGCATCTACAATTTTGATATTTCAGTTGTATGTCAAAAAGGTAAATATACCTATCAGCATGCTCCTCAGATTTGAAATCAACAAAAGCAAAGCCCTTGCATATAGGGTCCTTCGTTTTCTTATTTCCAGTAACAGCTGGGATGATATTTATAATACCAGGAACTTCTTTAAATATTGATTGCAGATCCCTGTGTATGTTCTTTTTCTTCGGAAGGTTTGCAACACGTACACGAATTCCACTTGGTACAACTTCAGTTGCTGCATGATTTCAATAAAATGGTGGGAGTCAAATTCAAGTCAACATAGAGGAGACACATCACAGACTGCCAAAACGATGACAGGGAAATAATCAATACACATACTGCACATGTAATTTCAAACGCATTTTATTATGTTTCTtcaagaaaaagagagaaacaCAATTGGATAAAATGAAATACCATGTATTTGCTTGCTTGTGCATTTTTATTTAACTTTCTTGTTTGTAAGATAAGTTAATACACAATGCAATGACATAATCATCAGTATCTGGTCATATGAAGACTTTATATGCTACAAGTGATGCCTGTGAacatatatatccaaaataggAAGGCAACACATGCTAGGTTAGATGTATATTGCCATCTCATTAATATGGTACAAGTCAAAAACAGAAACAAAATTCAGATAACAAATGATCGGTGAGAGATCAGATAAGTGATTCAGCCCACTACCCTGTCAACTGGATTATTGATAGTAAGCTCTAAGGAACCAGTTCAAAGACCAGCATGGAATTTAAGGGGAAAAGAGCAAAGTACAACGTCGGAGTGAGTTTTCCTTCTTTCCAGTCTTGTAGTAGATCATCTCCCTCCAAATTATGTTTTTGAAGAACTACTTTCATCACATTGCTGCATATGCATCATCACAATGCTAATAAAAACTCTTCATCAACACATCTTCCTCTAGTGGTTACATCCATAGACTTACTTATGAGAATACTTATTTATGCTTCTAAGGTAATCATGCTCTTCACATCAGTGCATTAGTTCAGAAAGATCTCCTCTATGCTAACTGCTACGTATCTGACTCATACCCATGTCAACAAAAACTTCCTACAAAATGATACCTTCTCCCCCAGGAAAATTCAGAACTATTGCTTCTTTCAATCAATGATGgaccaatagtgaaaggaatcAAGGCTAATAACCTTACATGTCAGTCTCCATAACATTCTTCCAAAATCACATCTCAAAAAATATGTCAGAAATTATGATAGCTGCAGGCAGAAAGGGAATGAACTAGAACTAGGTTTTACTCCTTATCTGCTAGCATTTCCTTTCAAATGTTCCTGAATTTTTTTAGCACACAACTATGCttcagaaaattataaaatgaaaTGCACTATTCAGCTCCTGGAAATCATTTTCTTGCAAATGGGAAACTCATTGTACATGTTGAAGCTCCAATCACCTAGCCATTTTACAAAATCAAGATCCAGCTTCTGGATTTTGTGCTATACTCAAAGGTTTCCAATGTATATGAACTTCATTCAGTACCACCATGCCATGCTTCCAACTCAATTGTGCAtttaattcttgtgtgtttGTAAGAAAAGATCACAAAATCCGAATTAGGAAACTAATCCATCTAGCAACAAAATGGAGCTTTAATTTGAACATAAAGAAATTGGTACTCACTAATAAGCAGAACTCTTCAACGAGAAAAAAACTGGAAGCAAGAAGAGTATATACACATACCTTTCTTTTTATCGTCTTTGGGCTTGATAGGATTGTTTTTAAGGTTATCGACATTAGCAGCCTGCGCCTTTCTACTCTGTTCGATTTCATCGAGCAGCTTGTCTTCAATAGAAGTGTCATACGCCTTTCCTTCACCAAAACCGCTAGGCTTATTTTGTAGCCACTTCCTCATATTCTCAAGTGGCAACAACATCccctcatcttcatcttcatcttcagcTTCCTCGTTCTCCTCTGCGAATTCATCATCCATATCATCTTCGTCGTCCAATTCACTCGTTTCCAAGAGGGCAGTGTCGCCTTTCCCTAGCTTCTTTAGCGCACATGCTGAGAAAACATCACCTCTTTGATGAAAACGAGGAAAACTCAACTTAGATTGCTTTGGAAAAGCTAGACAAGTGCTGGTTTTAAAATGTGACAAAACTGAAGATGAGTAAGGGACATAGTAGAGATGTCGCCCACCATTTCGAGATTCGTTTGGTATCAGAAGACAAACAGAGATTGAATTAATGGTAGAAGAACTAGAAGCGGAGAGAAGAGAATATGGATTGCTCGGCATTATTAGTTTCCCGACTTCGTCTACCACCGTTGCTCTACTCTACATTTATCCGTATCCTATTTTGTTGGAAGAaatgaataaattttttaaatatgtcAAATTAGCACTAAGGTTTCGTGGTGTAGTTGGTTATCACGTCAGTCTAACACACTGAAGGTCTCCGGTTCGAACCCAGGCGAAGCCAATGTTTTTTTTCGTTTCGTTTATATTTGCGTACTTGATTTTacatttatgctgagtgaacaTTAAGGTTTCGTGGTGTAGTTGGTTATCACGTCAGTCTAACACACTGAAGGTCCCCAGTTCGAGCCTGGGCGAAGCCatgtttatttttaattttgtttacaATTGGACCCTTTATGTGTAGTAAGTTTGGGCTTTCGACTAATTGGGCTCCTTTTATTATGTGTAGTAAGTTCGGGCTTTGTGTGCGATTTAGGACTAGTTGGGcccctttttctcttttttttttgggaaaattacatagaaattcatctttgaaaaactatttacaactatgtcaaatcataattttggattatgtcaaattagtaaaatcagtacttttaatatattttaaggattggaatttataaattagaagtgtagaatatattttctagagtttaggatttatgaattggaatctagaatttttaaattatagtgtaaaatcataatttatagagaataatgacatattaagaattaaatttggtgatatgacttagttgtaattttgtacttaattatgatattcatgtatttgaccctttttTTATAGTAAATATGGATCTAGTTTCAAACAGTTTAATCCACAATAAAGGTAAaggttatgcttactttgttttttacaaaataaccATATATTACAATTATcatttatgatttttatataaaaatccaaaattatatttaattataacattacaattaaattatattataaaatttaattctcaatatatcattattttttatataatacaaataaaatataattttatattctaatt encodes:
- the LOC136218140 gene encoding uncharacterized protein, with product MPSNPYSLLSASSSSTINSISVCLLIPNESRNGGRHLYYVPYSSSVLSHFKTSTCLAFPKQSKLSFPRFHQRGDVFSACALKKLGKGDTALLETSELDDEDDMDDEFAEENEEAEDEDEDEGMLLPLENMRKWLQNKPSGFGEGKAYDTSIEDKLLDEIEQSRKAQAANVDNLKNNPIKPKDDKKKATEVVPSGIRVRVANLPKKKNIHRDLQSIFKEVPGIINIIPAVTGNKKTKDPICKGFAFVDFKSEEHADRFVQQFSRQDVAFGRIQKRIKCLRTTSHSNSSDDESASSDPVSTLTNSNLEEDTNTSFNTGDSFSEEDTAELIPATSQDVKENAESFSMSESVNEKRTEPMTKPTSDSFSLKRDKNQAGKKKKASKVKEQKVPKLDIPGSARRLKLKEKGLLVDVFAKYGSQSTPVSAEER